One window of Pyxicephalus adspersus chromosome 4, UCB_Pads_2.0, whole genome shotgun sequence genomic DNA carries:
- the CEP162 gene encoding centrosomal protein of 162 kDa isoform X2, with protein MSRRLTKEELDEQFEQFVKESLSDDSFDSNKKSVVLENLGKPIVKRTKKKDTPPWWAVDDDSDDGDRVMSSRSFLKSQSTSQPIEEVEEENHIEEMQQSTQDHLITSIEKDSLEIDESVMAFGPNQNTHGVGLDTLVEQEEKERFFAKLENGASSTIDYSRLNKELNSTDLTPLTGLKCNNETPKSEEEGVKELSGNYSEDFEDDPEVLSPIVRDAEEERDSLENNKKEEEKHEMLAKVLLLDSMDSTIDTQKLLHQTQEDPESVTPQGTNVAIGAGISNQYSNSEVEALHQAYQNLNQLAEDTDEHKDYLKSTDQTSTSFLHTADSTGRSFKKILTGESDMSTVDELMQPFRGDQGFDVKRLSENKEHATVEKDPNGVSEDKKAINYLQWGSEKLELKENFPVPEVGVHHNSNNTASQNNQHQFVASKEPSRSELFAMQQRERSGHIVKYGNDPVVNKTTSNLLPHKNANKTVKSPTSVLKKGQNAHYAYVKSSGYGKTSTPTKPSTAADSFQPKTFLWQKKEKSPTIKKQQKAILSDTRTIRFAEDIGFPEDTQSSAQLYNQSAAQGHFEPRKSSGLVNSHEVSIENESAVRYPNLIGNDLVLQRLQNVEEKVNAELGHTVAPQEDFLQKEEEFKLEVQRMKVKFEEEMKQLKQENYMLEAKLHAEEEKWKKRILLLGDKNDPATEEKLQKIRQEIEEQEMLLKGYQQENERLYQQVKDLQLKNKENEERMFKENQTLKADLNALREKNNSTTRSNQYAPPGNEFKNHGFTELIAELHTLRKKEASLLDDLARCKQEKQALEVDLVHLKKGDSNTKVSDAKSYEMVNMEKRYKHEISQLNKRLQWFAENQEILDKDAARLKDAYEQIEKLKIQVEKLTQNAGNQSVQQQQRLKDRAADAKRIQDLERQVKEMETIIKRRHPNSIPAIMYAAASVSEPDPSAKSSTVSFLEKRIQKLECDLESKDEDAKKSLRSMEQQFQKVKIQYESRINELEELLAQKAVNEPKNLDVDSTIKVKALEQELSIFKDAHHITVMNLQKEIETLKEKNSFLQHKVNVKNDEMSEQSRMTRLNQELMAKHKEIQELAKTVERLQKERMVMLSSKPHSSSVSAKSKHLGTFKADAIPTFKESTLGTESFPAMLDEKLYQPDTFADFHISDLQQENERLQNEVHKLSQEINQQKVKYEAALAHGEDAMKRLKEESAEQIAALKNLHQKDIEKLMCQHALEHSSSRVAELNSKVLTQETLIKHLQKQVSELMKDRETLSVLRIREETLQNEVTKLLNEIKTATECHTPEMKHYLTLESRIKYMELRHSQREQELQQIIKQTRHAAESQHTRETDKWKKLVQQKNMELEKFRSELDAILDVLRVLQRQGIVIPTTSSVG; from the exons ACCGAGTTATGTCAAGCCGCAGCTTTCTAAAATCCCAAAGCACTTCCCAGCCGATAGAAGAAGTGGAGGAAGAAAATCATATTGAAGAAATGCAGCAATCTACACAAGATCATTTGATTACATCCATAGAGAAAGACAGCTTGGAAATTGATG AATCTGTTATGGCCTTTGGACCTAATCAAAACACTCATGGAGTTGGCCTGGACACTTTGGTAGaacaagaagaaaaggaaagattttttGCAAAGCTTGAGAACGGGGCCTCGTCTACTATTGATTACTCCAGGTTAAATAAGGAGCTGAACTCTACAGATTTAACACCACTTACAGGCTTAAAATG taaCAATGAAACTCCCAAATCAGAGGAAGAAGGTGTTAAAGAACTGTCAG GTAATTACAGTGAGGACTTTGAAGATGACCCTGAAGTTCTTAGCCCCATTGTCAGAGATGCAGAGGAAGAACGTGACTCTctagaaaacaacaaaaag GAAGAAGAAAAGCATGAAATGCTTGCCAAAG ttttgctcCTTGACTCAATGGATTCCACAATTGACACTCAAAAGCTTTTACACCAAACACAAGAAGACCCTGAATCCGTTACACCTCAAGGGACCAATGTGGCCATAGGAGCAG GTATATCGAACCAATACTCAAATAGTGAAGTGGAAGCTTTGCATCAAGCATACCAAAACCTAAACCAGTTAGCAGAAGACACTGATGAGCACAAAGATTACCTTAAATCCACAGACCAGACAAGTACATCATTTCTGCATACTGCAGATTCCACAGGAAGGAGTTTTAAAAAGATACTCACCGGTGAATCAG ATATGTCTACTGTGGATGAACTAATGCAGCCTTTTAGAGGAGATCAAGGCTTTGATGTAAAGCGTTTAAG TGAGAACAAAGAGCATGCAACAGTGGAAAAAGATCCCAACGGTGTTTCAGAAGATAAGAAAGCCATAAATTATTTGCAGTGGGGTAGTGAAAAATTAGAACTAAAAGAGAATTTTCCAGTGCCTGAAGTTGGAGTTCATCATAACAGTAATAATACTGCAAGCCAGAACAATCAACATCAGTTTGTGGCCTCCAAAGAACCAAGTCGATCTGAACTTTTTGCCATGCAGCAAAGAGAACGAAGTGGTCAT atTGTAAAATATGGAAATGATCCAGTAGTAAATAAAACTACATCAAATCTGCTCCCACACAAAAACGCAAACAAGACTGTCAAGAGTCCAACGTCTGTTTTGAAGAAAGGTCAAAACGCCCATTATGCATATGTGAAGAGCTCTGGGTATGGAAAGACTAGCACTCCGACTAAACCTTCCACTGCTGCTGACTCTTTTCAGCCCAAGACATTCCTttggcagaaaaaagaaaaatcgcCTACTATTAAGAAGCAGCAAAAAG CAATTTTATCTGATACAAGAACTATACGGTTTGCAGAAGATATTGGTTTTCCAGAAGACACACAGAGTAGTGCACAGCTGTATAACCAGAGCGCTGCTCAAGGCCATTTTGAACCTCGAAAG AGCAGTGGGCTGGTTAATTCACATGAAGTCAGCATAGAAAATGAGTCTGCTGTCCGTTACCCTAATTTGATTGGAAATGACCTCGTGCTACAGAGGCttcagaatgtggaagaaaaagtAAATGCTGAACTTGGACATACTGTAGCCCCTCAGGAAGACTTTTTACAAAAAGAGGAGGAATTTAAACTAGAGGTCCAAAGAATGAAGGTGAAATTTGAGGAGGAAATGAAACAATTGAAACAGGAAAACTATATGCTTGAAGCTAAG CTGCATGCGGAAGAAGAGAAGTGGAAAAAGAGGATTCTTCTGCTGGGTGATAAAAATGATCCTGCAACAGAGGAAAAACTTCAGAAAATAAGACAGGAAATAGAGGAGCAGGAAATGCTTCTAAAGGGATATCAgcag GAAAATGAAAGACTCTATCAACAAGTCAAAGACCTCCAActtaaaaacaaggaaaatgaaGAGCGTATGTTTAAGGAAAACCAGACACTCAAGGCAGATCTAAATGCCTTAAG agaaaaaaataatagcactACAAGAAGTAATCAGTATGCACCCCCTGGCAATGAATTCAAAAACCATGGCTTTACAGAGCTGATTGCTGAGCTGCACACTCTTCGG AAAAAGGAGGCCAGCTTGCTTGATGACCTAGCCAGGTGTAAACAGGAGAAACAAGCTTTGGAAGTAGATCTGGTGCATTTGAAGAAAGGTGATTCTAATACCAAGGTCTCAG ATGCAAAATCTTATGAAATGGTAAATATGGAGAAGAGGTATAAGCATGAAATAAGCCAACTGAATAAAAGACTCCAGTGGTTTGCAGAGAACCAAGAAATCTTGGATAAAGATGCTGCAAGGCTTAAAGATGCTTATGAACAGATAGAAAAGCTAAAAATACAG GTTGAAAAGCTAACTCAGAATGCTGGAAATCAGTCTGTACAGCAGCAACAACGTTTGAAAGACAGAGCTGCTGATGCAAAACGGATTCAGGACCTTGAGCGCCAG GTTAAAGAAATGGAAACCATAATAAAGAGAAGACACCCTAACTCTATACCGGCAATCATGTATGCAGCAGCTTCAGTATCTGAGCCAGATCCTTCAGCAAAAAGTAGCACTGTatcctttttagaaaaaagaatacaaaaattagAATGTGATCTGGAGAGCAAGGATGAAGATGCAAAGAAGAGCCTGCGGAGTATGGAACAGCAGTTTCAGAAAGTCAAG ATTCAGTATGAAAGTCGTATCAATGAGCTTGAAGAATTACTTGCTCAAAAAGCTGTAAATGAGCCAAAAAATTTGGATGTGGATAGcacaataaaagtaaaagcaCTTGAGCAAGAGCTATCAATATTTAAGGATGCTCACCACATTACTGTAATGAATCTGCAAAAAGAAATAGAGACCCTCAAGGAAAAGAATTCCTTTTTACAGCATAAAGTGAAtgttaaaaatgatgaaatgagTGAGCAAAGCAGAATGACAAGACTTAACCAGGAACTTATGGCCAAACATAAAGAGATTCAAGAGCTTGCAAAAACAGTGGAGCGACTTCAGAAAGAAAGAATGGTTATGCTCTCCAGCAAACCTCATTCAAGCAGTGTCAGTGCTAAAAGCAAACACTTAGGAACCTTTAAAGCAGATGCCATTCCTACTTTTAAAGAAAGTACCCTAGGAACTGAAAGTTTTCCTGCAATGCTGGATGAAAAGCTGTATCAGCCAGACACATTTGCAGATTTCCATATTTCTGATCTACAACAGGAAAATGAAAGATTACAAAATGAAGTTCATAAATTGTCTCAAGAGATCAACCAGCAAAAGGTCAAGTATGAGGCTGCTCTTGCACATGGAGAAGATGCCATGAAAAG ACTAAAAGAGGAGAGTGCTGAACAAATTGCAGCACTTAAGAATTTGCACCAGAAGGACATAGAAAAGCTCATGTGTCAGCATGCCTTGGAACATTCATCATCCAGAGTTGCTGAGCTAAATAGCAAAGTCTTAACACAAGAG ACTCTGATAAAGCATCTTCAAAAACAAGTTAGTGAACTGATGAAGGACAGAGAAACTTTGTCTGTTCTCCGTATTCGGGAAGAAACACTGCAAAATGAG GTTACAAAACTTCTCAATGAGATAAAAACAGCCACAGAATGTCACACTCCAGAAATGAAGCACTATTTAACTCTTGAAAGCAGGATTAAGTACATGGAACTAAGGCATTCACAAAGAGAGCAGGAGCTCCAGCAG ATAATAAAGCAAACACGGCATGCTGCAGAAAGTCAACACACCAGAGAAACAGATAAGTGGAAGAAGCTTGTGCAGCAGAAAAATATGGAACTAGAAAAATTCAGATCAGAGCTAGATGCAATATTGGACGTTCTTCGTGTGTTACAAAGGCAGGGAATTGTTATTCCCACAACATCATCTGTAGGCTGA
- the CEP162 gene encoding centrosomal protein of 162 kDa isoform X1, with protein MSRRLTKEELDEQFEQFVKESLSDDSFDSNKKSVVLENLGKPIVKRTKKKDTPPWWAVDDDSDDGEHHSRSYLKKKNLDNVSVALDKPGPIDRKKLVTSFATVEQKPCSTSLNRTLDKCLKLEQYDKSKIQSCIETQDDSSSSDSLENSDDRVMSSRSFLKSQSTSQPIEEVEEENHIEEMQQSTQDHLITSIEKDSLEIDESVMAFGPNQNTHGVGLDTLVEQEEKERFFAKLENGASSTIDYSRLNKELNSTDLTPLTGLKCNNETPKSEEEGVKELSGNYSEDFEDDPEVLSPIVRDAEEERDSLENNKKEEEKHEMLAKVLLLDSMDSTIDTQKLLHQTQEDPESVTPQGTNVAIGAGISNQYSNSEVEALHQAYQNLNQLAEDTDEHKDYLKSTDQTSTSFLHTADSTGRSFKKILTGESDMSTVDELMQPFRGDQGFDVKRLSENKEHATVEKDPNGVSEDKKAINYLQWGSEKLELKENFPVPEVGVHHNSNNTASQNNQHQFVASKEPSRSELFAMQQRERSGHIVKYGNDPVVNKTTSNLLPHKNANKTVKSPTSVLKKGQNAHYAYVKSSGYGKTSTPTKPSTAADSFQPKTFLWQKKEKSPTIKKQQKAILSDTRTIRFAEDIGFPEDTQSSAQLYNQSAAQGHFEPRKSSGLVNSHEVSIENESAVRYPNLIGNDLVLQRLQNVEEKVNAELGHTVAPQEDFLQKEEEFKLEVQRMKVKFEEEMKQLKQENYMLEAKLHAEEEKWKKRILLLGDKNDPATEEKLQKIRQEIEEQEMLLKGYQQENERLYQQVKDLQLKNKENEERMFKENQTLKADLNALREKNNSTTRSNQYAPPGNEFKNHGFTELIAELHTLRKKEASLLDDLARCKQEKQALEVDLVHLKKGDSNTKVSDAKSYEMVNMEKRYKHEISQLNKRLQWFAENQEILDKDAARLKDAYEQIEKLKIQVEKLTQNAGNQSVQQQQRLKDRAADAKRIQDLERQVKEMETIIKRRHPNSIPAIMYAAASVSEPDPSAKSSTVSFLEKRIQKLECDLESKDEDAKKSLRSMEQQFQKVKIQYESRINELEELLAQKAVNEPKNLDVDSTIKVKALEQELSIFKDAHHITVMNLQKEIETLKEKNSFLQHKVNVKNDEMSEQSRMTRLNQELMAKHKEIQELAKTVERLQKERMVMLSSKPHSSSVSAKSKHLGTFKADAIPTFKESTLGTESFPAMLDEKLYQPDTFADFHISDLQQENERLQNEVHKLSQEINQQKVKYEAALAHGEDAMKRLKEESAEQIAALKNLHQKDIEKLMCQHALEHSSSRVAELNSKVLTQETLIKHLQKQVSELMKDRETLSVLRIREETLQNEVTKLLNEIKTATECHTPEMKHYLTLESRIKYMELRHSQREQELQQIIKQTRHAAESQHTRETDKWKKLVQQKNMELEKFRSELDAILDVLRVLQRQGIVIPTTSSVG; from the exons TAGAGCAAAAACCCTGTAGTACATCTCTTAACAGGACTCTGGATAAATGCTTGAAACTGGAACAGTATGACAAATCAAAGATACAGTCTTGCATAGAAACACAGGATGATTCATCTTCATCTGACAGCCTAGAAAACTCTGATG ACCGAGTTATGTCAAGCCGCAGCTTTCTAAAATCCCAAAGCACTTCCCAGCCGATAGAAGAAGTGGAGGAAGAAAATCATATTGAAGAAATGCAGCAATCTACACAAGATCATTTGATTACATCCATAGAGAAAGACAGCTTGGAAATTGATG AATCTGTTATGGCCTTTGGACCTAATCAAAACACTCATGGAGTTGGCCTGGACACTTTGGTAGaacaagaagaaaaggaaagattttttGCAAAGCTTGAGAACGGGGCCTCGTCTACTATTGATTACTCCAGGTTAAATAAGGAGCTGAACTCTACAGATTTAACACCACTTACAGGCTTAAAATG taaCAATGAAACTCCCAAATCAGAGGAAGAAGGTGTTAAAGAACTGTCAG GTAATTACAGTGAGGACTTTGAAGATGACCCTGAAGTTCTTAGCCCCATTGTCAGAGATGCAGAGGAAGAACGTGACTCTctagaaaacaacaaaaag GAAGAAGAAAAGCATGAAATGCTTGCCAAAG ttttgctcCTTGACTCAATGGATTCCACAATTGACACTCAAAAGCTTTTACACCAAACACAAGAAGACCCTGAATCCGTTACACCTCAAGGGACCAATGTGGCCATAGGAGCAG GTATATCGAACCAATACTCAAATAGTGAAGTGGAAGCTTTGCATCAAGCATACCAAAACCTAAACCAGTTAGCAGAAGACACTGATGAGCACAAAGATTACCTTAAATCCACAGACCAGACAAGTACATCATTTCTGCATACTGCAGATTCCACAGGAAGGAGTTTTAAAAAGATACTCACCGGTGAATCAG ATATGTCTACTGTGGATGAACTAATGCAGCCTTTTAGAGGAGATCAAGGCTTTGATGTAAAGCGTTTAAG TGAGAACAAAGAGCATGCAACAGTGGAAAAAGATCCCAACGGTGTTTCAGAAGATAAGAAAGCCATAAATTATTTGCAGTGGGGTAGTGAAAAATTAGAACTAAAAGAGAATTTTCCAGTGCCTGAAGTTGGAGTTCATCATAACAGTAATAATACTGCAAGCCAGAACAATCAACATCAGTTTGTGGCCTCCAAAGAACCAAGTCGATCTGAACTTTTTGCCATGCAGCAAAGAGAACGAAGTGGTCAT atTGTAAAATATGGAAATGATCCAGTAGTAAATAAAACTACATCAAATCTGCTCCCACACAAAAACGCAAACAAGACTGTCAAGAGTCCAACGTCTGTTTTGAAGAAAGGTCAAAACGCCCATTATGCATATGTGAAGAGCTCTGGGTATGGAAAGACTAGCACTCCGACTAAACCTTCCACTGCTGCTGACTCTTTTCAGCCCAAGACATTCCTttggcagaaaaaagaaaaatcgcCTACTATTAAGAAGCAGCAAAAAG CAATTTTATCTGATACAAGAACTATACGGTTTGCAGAAGATATTGGTTTTCCAGAAGACACACAGAGTAGTGCACAGCTGTATAACCAGAGCGCTGCTCAAGGCCATTTTGAACCTCGAAAG AGCAGTGGGCTGGTTAATTCACATGAAGTCAGCATAGAAAATGAGTCTGCTGTCCGTTACCCTAATTTGATTGGAAATGACCTCGTGCTACAGAGGCttcagaatgtggaagaaaaagtAAATGCTGAACTTGGACATACTGTAGCCCCTCAGGAAGACTTTTTACAAAAAGAGGAGGAATTTAAACTAGAGGTCCAAAGAATGAAGGTGAAATTTGAGGAGGAAATGAAACAATTGAAACAGGAAAACTATATGCTTGAAGCTAAG CTGCATGCGGAAGAAGAGAAGTGGAAAAAGAGGATTCTTCTGCTGGGTGATAAAAATGATCCTGCAACAGAGGAAAAACTTCAGAAAATAAGACAGGAAATAGAGGAGCAGGAAATGCTTCTAAAGGGATATCAgcag GAAAATGAAAGACTCTATCAACAAGTCAAAGACCTCCAActtaaaaacaaggaaaatgaaGAGCGTATGTTTAAGGAAAACCAGACACTCAAGGCAGATCTAAATGCCTTAAG agaaaaaaataatagcactACAAGAAGTAATCAGTATGCACCCCCTGGCAATGAATTCAAAAACCATGGCTTTACAGAGCTGATTGCTGAGCTGCACACTCTTCGG AAAAAGGAGGCCAGCTTGCTTGATGACCTAGCCAGGTGTAAACAGGAGAAACAAGCTTTGGAAGTAGATCTGGTGCATTTGAAGAAAGGTGATTCTAATACCAAGGTCTCAG ATGCAAAATCTTATGAAATGGTAAATATGGAGAAGAGGTATAAGCATGAAATAAGCCAACTGAATAAAAGACTCCAGTGGTTTGCAGAGAACCAAGAAATCTTGGATAAAGATGCTGCAAGGCTTAAAGATGCTTATGAACAGATAGAAAAGCTAAAAATACAG GTTGAAAAGCTAACTCAGAATGCTGGAAATCAGTCTGTACAGCAGCAACAACGTTTGAAAGACAGAGCTGCTGATGCAAAACGGATTCAGGACCTTGAGCGCCAG GTTAAAGAAATGGAAACCATAATAAAGAGAAGACACCCTAACTCTATACCGGCAATCATGTATGCAGCAGCTTCAGTATCTGAGCCAGATCCTTCAGCAAAAAGTAGCACTGTatcctttttagaaaaaagaatacaaaaattagAATGTGATCTGGAGAGCAAGGATGAAGATGCAAAGAAGAGCCTGCGGAGTATGGAACAGCAGTTTCAGAAAGTCAAG ATTCAGTATGAAAGTCGTATCAATGAGCTTGAAGAATTACTTGCTCAAAAAGCTGTAAATGAGCCAAAAAATTTGGATGTGGATAGcacaataaaagtaaaagcaCTTGAGCAAGAGCTATCAATATTTAAGGATGCTCACCACATTACTGTAATGAATCTGCAAAAAGAAATAGAGACCCTCAAGGAAAAGAATTCCTTTTTACAGCATAAAGTGAAtgttaaaaatgatgaaatgagTGAGCAAAGCAGAATGACAAGACTTAACCAGGAACTTATGGCCAAACATAAAGAGATTCAAGAGCTTGCAAAAACAGTGGAGCGACTTCAGAAAGAAAGAATGGTTATGCTCTCCAGCAAACCTCATTCAAGCAGTGTCAGTGCTAAAAGCAAACACTTAGGAACCTTTAAAGCAGATGCCATTCCTACTTTTAAAGAAAGTACCCTAGGAACTGAAAGTTTTCCTGCAATGCTGGATGAAAAGCTGTATCAGCCAGACACATTTGCAGATTTCCATATTTCTGATCTACAACAGGAAAATGAAAGATTACAAAATGAAGTTCATAAATTGTCTCAAGAGATCAACCAGCAAAAGGTCAAGTATGAGGCTGCTCTTGCACATGGAGAAGATGCCATGAAAAG ACTAAAAGAGGAGAGTGCTGAACAAATTGCAGCACTTAAGAATTTGCACCAGAAGGACATAGAAAAGCTCATGTGTCAGCATGCCTTGGAACATTCATCATCCAGAGTTGCTGAGCTAAATAGCAAAGTCTTAACACAAGAG ACTCTGATAAAGCATCTTCAAAAACAAGTTAGTGAACTGATGAAGGACAGAGAAACTTTGTCTGTTCTCCGTATTCGGGAAGAAACACTGCAAAATGAG GTTACAAAACTTCTCAATGAGATAAAAACAGCCACAGAATGTCACACTCCAGAAATGAAGCACTATTTAACTCTTGAAAGCAGGATTAAGTACATGGAACTAAGGCATTCACAAAGAGAGCAGGAGCTCCAGCAG ATAATAAAGCAAACACGGCATGCTGCAGAAAGTCAACACACCAGAGAAACAGATAAGTGGAAGAAGCTTGTGCAGCAGAAAAATATGGAACTAGAAAAATTCAGATCAGAGCTAGATGCAATATTGGACGTTCTTCGTGTGTTACAAAGGCAGGGAATTGTTATTCCCACAACATCATCTGTAGGCTGA